From the genome of Leptodactylus fuscus isolate aLepFus1 chromosome 1, aLepFus1.hap2, whole genome shotgun sequence, one region includes:
- the TMEM233 gene encoding transmembrane protein 233 has protein sequence MSQTPCKPEIKRALEESPETNIEDESPNGPMPSNYLILSIFSCFCPAYPINIVAFVFSIMALNSYNDGDLDGSRRLGRNALYVSIASIIIGLLVIATYCFVHFSTHAI, from the exons ATGTCTCAAACTCCATGCAAACCAGAAATTAAAAGGGCTTTAGAAGAAAGCCCAGAAACTAACATAGAAGATGAATCCCCAAATGGACCTATGCCCAGCAATTACCTGATCCTCTCAATATTTTCCTGCTTTTGCCCTGCTTACCCAATTAACATTGTTGCATTTGTTTTTTCTATAATG GCCTTAAACAGCTATAATGATGGAGACCTTGATGGATCCAGAAGGTTGGGACGCAATGCCTTATATGTTTCAATTGCATCTATAATCATCGGTCTACTGGTTATTGCAACATACTGTTTTGTTCATTTTTCAACG